A single genomic interval of Pseudorca crassidens isolate mPseCra1 chromosome 19, mPseCra1.hap1, whole genome shotgun sequence harbors:
- the CHD3 gene encoding chromodomain-helicase-DNA-binding protein 3 isoform X9: protein MGRGDIWEEPAPFSLTETSGEKARDLALLKADKDDIRLLPSALGVKKRKRGPKKQKENKPGKARKRKKLDSEEEFGSERDEYREKSESGGSEYGTGPGRKRRRKHREKKEKKTKRRKKGEGDGGQKQVEQKSSATLLLTWGLEDVEHVFSEEDYHTLTNYKAFSQFMRPLIAKKNPKIPMSKMMTILGAKWREFSANNPFKGSAAAVAAAAAAAAAAVAEQVSAAVSSATPIAPSGPPALPPPPAADIQPPPIRRAKTKEGKGPGHKRRSKSPRVPDGRKKLRGKKMAPLKIKLGLLGGKRKKGGSYVFQSDEGPEPEAEESDLDSGSVHSASGRPDGPVRTKKLKRGRPGRKKKKVLGCPAVAGEEEVDGYETDHQDYCEVCQQGGEIILCDTCPRAYHLVCLDPELDRAPEGKWSCPHCEKEGVQWEAKEEEEDYEEEGEEEGEKEEEDDHMEYCRVCKDGGELLCCDACISSYHIHCLNPPLPDIPNGEWLCPRCTCPVLKGRVQKILHWRWGEPPVAVPAPQQADGNPDAPPARPLQGRSEREFFVKWVGLSYWHCSWAKELQLEIFHLVMYRNYQRKNDMDEPPPLDYGSGEDDGKSDKRKVKDPHYAEMEEKYYRFGIKPEWMTVHRIINHSVDKKGNYHYLVKWRDLPYDQSTWEEDEMNIPEYEDHKQSYWRHRELIMGEDPAQPRKYKKKKKELQGDGPPSSPTNDPTVKYETQPRFITATGGTLHMYQLEGLNWLRFSWAQGTDTILADEMGLGKTIQTIVFLYSLYKEGHTKGPFLVSAPLSTIINWEREFQMWAPKFYVVTYTGDKDSRAIIRENEFSFEDNAIKGGKKAFKMKREAQVKFHVLLTSYELITIDQAALGSIRWACLVVDEAHRLKNNQSKFFRVLNGYKIDHKLLLTGTPLQNNLEELFHLLNFLTPERFNNLEGFLEEFADISKEDQIKKLHDLLGPHMLRRLKADVFKNMPAKTELIVRVELSPMQKKYYKYILTRNFEALNSRGGGNQVSLLNIMMDLKKCCNHPYLFPVAAMESPKLPSGAYEGGALIKASGKLMLLQKMLRKLKEQGHRVLIFSQMTKMLDLLEDFLDYEGYKYERIDGGITGALRQEAIDRFNAPGAQQFCFLLSTRAGGLGINLATADTVIIFDSDWNPHNDIQAFSRAHRIGQANKVMIYRFVTRASVEERITQVAKRKMMLTHLVVRPGLGSKAGSMSKQELDDILKFGTEELFKDENEGENKEEDSSVIHYDNEAIARLLDRNQDATEDTDVQNMNEYLSSFKVAQYVVREEDKIEEIEREIIKQEENVDPDYWEKLLRHHYEQQQEDLARNLGKGKRVRKQVNYNDAAQEDQDNQSEYSVGSEEEDEDFDERPEGRRQSKRQLRNEKDKPLPPLLARVGGNIEVLGFNTRQRKAFLNAVMRWGMPPQDAFTTQWLVRDLRGKTEKEFKAYVSLFMRHLCEPGADGSETFADGVPREGLSRQQVLTRIGVMSLVKKKVQEFEHINGRWSMPELMPDPSADSKRSSRASSPTKTSPTTPEASAANSPCTSKPATPAPSEKGDGVRTPLEKDEAENQEEKPEKNSKIGEKMETEADTPSPAPSLGERLEPRKIPLEDEVPGVPGEMEPEAGYRGDREKSATESTPGERGEEKPMDGQEHRERPEGETGDLGKRAEDVKGDRELRPGPPRDEPRSNGRREEKAEKPRFMFNIADGGFTELHTLWQNEERAAVSSGKLNEIWHRRHDYWLLAGIVLHGYARWQDIQNDAQFAIINEPFKTEANKGNFLEMKNKFLARRFKLLEQALVIEEQLRRAAYLNLSQEPAHPAMALHARFAEAECLAESHQHLSKESLAGNKPANAVLHKGKGRGGPARGRAHNAASEPAGGVAERHEGGRDPPASHAVPNTPHRSPPSDVRAQHPQPAGQQGHGASPHTGLPPGSVRYTSGVRGGLQRRTRRGPGRRRRQLQPDACRVLHHSRHQRPSSAGEEGEGNGGGIGVRRAGSEGAPSRGGDLYRRLTGSQACPSPRPRPRGRPPAQALGPAASPPPSPPLGPPLG from the exons GCCCCTGATTGCTAAGAAGAATCCTAAGATCCCAATGTCTAAGATGATGACCATCCTTGGGGCCAAGTGGAGAGAGTTCAGCGCCAACAACCCCTTCAAGGGGTCGGCAGCTGCTGtggcggcagcggcggcagcggcggccgcAGCTGTAGCTGAGCAGGTGTCAGCAGCTGTCTCATCGGCCACCCCCATAGCACCTTCCGGACCCCCCGCCCTTCCACCACCCCCTGCTGCTGAtatccagcccccacccatccgaAGAGCCAAAACCAAAGAGGGCAAAG GTCCAGGCCACAAGAGGCGGAGTAAGAGTCCCCGAGTGCCTGATGGACGCAAGAAGCTTCGGGGAAAGAAGATGGCCCCACTCAAAATCAAACTAGGGCTGTTGGGCGgcaagaggaagaagggaggctCG TATGTTTTCCAGAGTGACGAGGGCCCTGAACCAGAGGCTGAGGAGTCAGACCTGGACAGTGGCAGTGTCCACAGTGCCTCAGGCCGCCCTGATGGCCCTGTCCGCACCAAGAAACTGAAGAGAGGCCGgccaggaaggaagaagaagaagg TCCTGGGCTGTCCTGCAGTGGCCGGGGAGGAGGAGGTTGATGGCTACGAGACGGATCACCAGGATTACTGTGAGGTGTGCCAGCAGGGTGGGGAAATTATTCTGTGTGACACCTGCCCTCGTGCCTACCACCTCGTCTGCCTCGATCCTGAGCTTGACCGGGCTCCTGAGGGCAAATGGAGCTGCCCCCACTGT GAGAAGGAGGGGGTACAGTGGGAggccaaggaggaggaggaagactatgaagaggagggggaagaggagggggagaaggaggaagaggacgaCCACATGGAGTACTGCCGTGTGTGCAAGGATGGCGGGGAGCTCCTGTGCTGTGACGCCTGCATCTCCTCCTACCACATTCACTGCCTGAACCCCCCGCTGCCTGACATCCCCAACGGCGAGTGGCTGTGTCCCCGATGCACA TGTCCCGTGCTGAAAGGCCGTGTGCAGAAGATCCTACACTGGCGGTGGGGGGAGCCCCCTGTGGCAGTGCCGGCCCCCCAACAGGCAGACGGGAACCCAGATGCCCCGCCCGCACGTCCTCTTCAAGGCAGATCGGAGAGAGAGTTCTTTGTCAAGTGGGTAGGACTGTCCTACTGGCACTGCTCCTGGGCCAAGGAGCTTCAG CTGGAAATTTTCCACTTGGTAATGTACCGAAACTATCAACGGAAGAATGACATGGACGAGCCCCCACCCCTCGACTACGGCTCTGGTGAGGATGATGGGAAGAGTGACAAACGCAAGGTGAAGGACCCGCACTATGCCGAGATGGAGGAGAAGTACTATCGTTTCGGCATCAAGCCAGAGTGGATGACCGTCCACCGGATCATCAACCACAG TGTGGATAAGAAGGGAAATTACCACTATCTAGTGAAATGGAGGGACTTGCCATATGACCAGTCCACGTGGGAGGAAGATGAAATGAACATCCCTGAATATGAAGACCATAAACAAAGCTACTGGAGACACCG AGAACTAATTATGGGGGAGGACCCCGCCCAGCCCCGCAagtataagaagaagaagaaggagctgCAGGGTGATGGGCCTCCCAGCTCTCCTACTAATGAT CCGACAGTGAAATACGAGACTCAGCCACGGTTCATCACAGCCACTGGAGGCACGCTGCACATGTATCAGCTGGAGGGGTTGAACTGGCTACGCTTCTCGTGGGCCCAGGGCACTGACACCATTCTGGCTGATGAGATGGGACTGGGCAAGACCATACAAACCATCGTCTTCCTCTACTCACTGTATAAGGAG GGCCACACAAAGGGTCCCTTCCTGGTGAGCGCCCCGCTCTCCACCATCATTAACTGGGAGCGGGAGTTCCAGATGTGGGCACCCAAGTTCTATGTGGTGACGTACACGGGTGACAAGGACAGCCGAGCCATCATTCGTGAGAATGAGTTTTCCTTTGAAGACAACGCCATCAAAGGTGGCAAGAAAGCTTTTAAGATGAAG AGGGAGGCGCAGGTGAAGTTCCATGTTCTCCTGACATCATATGAGCTGATCACCATTGATCAGGCAGCTCTTGGCTCCATCCGCTGGGCCTGTCTCGTGGTGGATGAGGCCCATCGGCTCAAGAACAACCAGTCCAAG TTTTTCAGGGTCCTCAATGGCTACAAGATAGATCATAAGTTGCTGCTGACAGGGACTCCACTGCAGAATAACCTGGAGGAGCTCTTCCATCTGCTGAACTTCCTCACCCCAGAGAGGTTTAA CAAtttggaaggcttcctggaggagtttGCCGACATATCCAAAGAAGACCAGATTAAGAAACTTCATGACTTGCTGGGGCCACATATGCTGAGGAGGCTCAAGGCTGATGTCTTTAAGAATATGCCGGCCAAGACAGAGCTCATCGTCCGCGTGGAGCTGAGCCCCATGCAGAA GAAATACTACAAGTATATCCTGACCCGAAATTTTGAGGCCTTGAACTCACGAGGAGGTGGGAACCAAGTGTCGTTGCTTAACATCATGATGGATCTTAAGAAGTGCTGCAACCATCCGTATCTCTTTCCTGTGGCTGCTATG GAGTCCCCCAAACTTCCCAGTGGGGCATATGAGGGTGGGGCACTTATTAAGGCATCTGGGAAGCTCATGCTGTTGCAGAAGATGCTGCGGAAGCTGAAGGAGCAAGGACACAGAGTGCTCATCTTCTCGCAG ATGACCAAAATGTTAGACTTGCTAGAGGACTTCTTAGACTACGAAGGCTACAAGTATGAGCGCATTGACGGCGGCATCACTGGtgccctgaggcaggaggccATCGATCGCTTCAATG CTCCTGGGGCCCAACAATTCTGCTTCCTCCTGTCCACCCGGGCTGGAGGGCTGGGCATCAATCTGGCCACTGCCGACACTGTCATCATCTTTGATTCAGACTGGAACCCCCATAATGATATCCAG GCCTTCAGCCGTGCTCATCGGATCGGCCAGGCCAACAAAGTGATGATTTACCGGTTTGTGACTCGCGCATCAGTGGAAGAGCGAATCACACAGGTGGCCAAGAGAAAGATGATGCTGACGCATCTGGTGGTGCGGCCTGGGCTGGGCTCCAAGGCGGGCTCCATGTCCAAGCAGGAGCTGGATGACATCCTCAAATTTGGCACCGAGGAGCTATTTAAGGATGAAAATGAGG GGGAGAACAAGGAGGAGGACAGCAGTGTGATTCACTATGACAACGAGGCCATCGCTCGGCTCCTGGACCGGAACCAGGATGCAACTGAGGACACTGACGTGCAGAACATGAATGAGTATCTCAGCTCCTTCAAGGTGGCCCAGTACGTGGTGAGGGAAGAAGACAAG ATTGAGGAAATTGAACGCGAGATCATCAAGCAGGAGGAGAACGTGGATCCCGACTACTGGGAGAAGCTGCTGAGACACCACTACGAGCAGCAGCAGGAAGACCTGGCCCGCAACCTCGGCAAAGGCAAGAGGGTCCGCAAGCAGGTTAACTACAACGATGCTGCTCAGGAGGACCAAG ATAACCAGTCAGAGTACTCAGTGGGATCAGAGGAGGAGGATGAAGACTTTGATGAGCGTCCTGAAG GGCGTCGACAGTCCAAGAGGCAGCTCCGGAACGAAAAGGATAAGCCACTGCCTCCACTGCTGGCTCGAGTTGGGGGCAACATTGAG GTGTTGGGATTCAACACCCGTCAGCGGAAGGCCTTCCTCAATGCTGTGATGCGCTGGGGCATGCCACCACAGGACGCCTTCACCACCCAGTGGCTGGTGCGGGACCTCAGGGGCAAGACTGAAAAAGAGTTCAA GGCCTATGTGTCTTTGTTCATGCGCCATCTCTGTGAGCCCGGGGCAGACGGCTCTGAAACCTTTGCTGACGGGGTCCCTCGGGAGGGACTGAGTCGCCAGCAAGTGTTGACCCGCATTGGAGTCATGTCTCTCGTCAAGAAGAAG GTTCAGGAGTTTGAGCACATCAATGGGCGCTGGTCTATGCCGGAGCTGATGCCCGACCCCAGTGCTGACTCCAAGCGTTCCTCCAGAGCCTCCTCTCCTACCAAAACGTCTCCCACCACTCCTGAGGCTTCTGCTGCAAACAGTCCCTGCACCTCAAAACCTG CTACTCCAGCTCCCAGTGAGAAAGGAGATGGCGTAAGGACACCTCTGGAGAAGGATGAAGCAGAAAACCAGGAGGAGAAGCCAGAGAAGAATAGCAAAATTGGGGAGAAGATGGAAACAGAG GCTGatacccccagcccagccccatcaCTTGGGGAGCGGCTGGAGCCAAGGAAGATTCCTCTAGAGGATGAGGTGCCAGGGGTACCTGGAGAGATGGAGCCTGAAGCTGGGTACCGTGGGGACAGAGAGAAGTCAG CCACGGAGTCGACGCCaggagagaggggggaggagaagccGATGGATGGACAGGAACACAGGGAGAGGCCGGAGGGGGAGACGGGGGATTTGGGCAAGAGAG CAGAAGATGTAAAAGGGGACCGGGAGCTTCGACCTGGGCCTCCTCGAGACGAGCCGCGGTCCAACGGGCGACGtgaggagaaggcagagaagcCGCGGTTCATGTTCAATATTGCAGAcggtggcttcacag AGCTCCACACGCTGTGGCAGAATGAGGAACGGGCAGCTGTTTCCTCGGGGAAACTCAATGAGATCTGGCACCGAAGACATGACTATTGGCTTCTGGCTGGGATTGTCCT CCATGGCTACGCACGGTGGCAGGACATCCAGAATGATGCTCAGTTTGCCATTATCAACGAGCCATTTAAAACTGAAGCCAATAAGGGGAACTTTCTGGAGATGAAAAATAAGTTCCTGGCGCGGAGATTCAAG CTCCTGGAGCAGGCGCTGGTGAttgaggagcagctgcggcgggCGGCCTACCTGAACCTATCACAGGAGCCGGCGCACCCCGCCATGGCCCTCCACGCCCGCTTCGCCGAGGCCGAGTGCCTGGCCGAGAGCCACCAGCACCTCTCCAAGGAGTCGTTGGCGGGGAACAAGCCGGCCAACGCCGTGCTGCACAAGGGTAAGGGCCGCGGCGGCCCCGCGCGGGGGAGGGCCCACAACGCTGC TTCTGAACCAGCTGGAGGAGTTGCTGAGCGACATGAAGGCGGACGTGACCCGCCTGCCAGCCACGCTGTCCCGAATACCCCCCATCGCAGCCCGCCTTCAGATGTCCGAGCGCAGCATCCTCAGCCGGCTGGCCAGCAAGGGCACGGAGCCTCACCCCACACCG GCCTTCCCCCCGGGTCCGTACGCTACACCTCCGGGGTACGGGGCGGCCTTCAGCGCCGCACCCGTAGGGGCCCTGGCCGCCGCAGGCGCCAATTACAGCCAGATGCCTGCAGGGTCCTTCATCACAG CCGCCACCAACGGCCCTCCAGTGCTggtgaagaaggagaaggaaatggTGGGGGCATTGGTGTCAGACGGGCTGGATCGGAAGGAGCCCCGAGCCGGGGAGGTGATCTGTATAGACGACTGACCGGATCCCAGGCCTGCCCTTCACCCAGGCCCCGTCCCCGAGGCCGACCCCCAGCTCAGGCTCTGGGGCCTGCTGCCAGTCCTCCGCCTTCCCCACCCCTTGGGCCCCCGCTGGGCTAG
- the RNF227 gene encoding LOW QUALITY PROTEIN: RING finger protein 227 (The sequence of the model RefSeq protein was modified relative to this genomic sequence to represent the inferred CDS: inserted 2 bases in 1 codon) — protein MQLLVRVPSLPERGELDCNICYRPFNLGDREPRRLSGTARARCGHTLCTACLRELAARGDGGGAAARAVSLRHVVMCPFCRTPTLLPRGRVTEVTVNPDLWSRLEATERAAHESNGAGGPVRESGDATERPMTXGNGEKGAGPRSAGWRELLRPWARVLAPARRWRRPLPSNVLYCPQIKDSAHMTRCTL, from the exons ATGCAGCTCCTGGTGAGGGTGCCGTCTCTTCCGGAGCGGGGCGAGCTGGACTGCAACATCTGCTACCGGCCCTTCAACCTCGGGGACCGCGAGCCCCGCCGCCTCTCCGGGACGGCGCGCGCCCGCTGCGGCCACACGCTCTGCACCGCCTGTCTGCGCGAGTTGGCGGCGCGTGGCGACGGCGGCGGGGCGGCCGCGCGCGCAGTGAGTCTGCGCCACGTCGTCATGTGCCCCTTCTGTCGCACGCCCACCCTGCTCCCGCGCGGCAGGGTCACTGAAGTCACTGTCAATCCGGACTTGTGGTCACGCTTGGAGGCAACAGAGCGGGCCGCGCACGAATCTAATGGGGCGGGTGGTCCGGTTCGGGAAAGCGGTGATGCGACCGAGAGGCCGATGAC AGGAAACGGAGAGAAGGGGGCGGGGCCTAGGAGCGCGGGATGGCGTGAGCTCCTGCGGCCCTGGGCCCGGGTGCTGGCACCCGCGCGCAGGTGGCGGCGGCCGCTGCCTAGCAACG TGCTGTACTGTCCACAGATCAAGGACTCGGCCCACATGACCCGCTGCACGCTGTAA
- the KCNAB3 gene encoding voltage-gated potassium channel subunit beta-3, which yields MQVSIACTEQNLRSRSSEDRLCGPRPGPGGGNGGPVGGGHGNPTGGGGSGPKARAAVVPRPPAPAGVLRESTGRGTGMKYRNLGKSGLRVSCLGLGTWVTFGSQISDETAEDVLTVAYEHGVNLFDTTEVYAAGKAERTLGNILKSKGWRRSSYVITTKIFGGGQAETERGLSRKHIIEGLRGSLERLQLGYVDIIFANRSDPNSPMEEIVRAMTYVINQGLALYWGTSRWGAAEIMEAYSMARQFNLIPPVCEQAEHHLFQREKVEMQLPELYHKIGVGSVTWSPLACGLITSKYDGRVPDTCRVNIKGYQWHKDKVQSEDGKKQQAKVMDLLPIAHQLGCTVAQLAIAWCLRSEGVSSVLLGVSSAEQLIEHLGALQVLSQLTPQTVMEIEGLLGHKPHLKK from the exons ATGCAGGTGTCTATCGCATGTACCGAGCAGAACCTTCGCAGCCGGAGCAGTGAGGACCGTCTGTGTGGACCCCGGCCGGGCCCCGGGGGCGGTAATGGCGGGCCGGTCGGCGGGGGGCATGGGAATCCTACGGGGGGAGGAGGGTCGGGCCCCAAGGCCCGGGCCGCAGTGGTCCCCCGACCCCCAGCGCCCGCTGGGGTCCTCCGAGAGAGCACCGGCCGAGGCACTGGCATGAAATACAG GAACCTAGGAAAGTCTGGTCTTCGGGTATCCTGCCTTGGCCTAG GTACCTGGGTCACATTTGGTTCTCAGATCTCAGATGAG ACAGCAGAGGATGTGCTGACAGTAGCCTATGAGCATGGCGTAAACCTGTTTGACACCACCGAAGTGTATGCAGCGGGAAA GGCTGAAAGAACCCTAGGCAACATCCTCAAGAGCAAAGGTTGGAG gaGATCAAGCTATGTCATCACCACCAAGATTTTTGGGGGAGGACA GGCAGAAACTGAGCGAGGCTTGAGCCGCAAACACATCATTGAGG GCTTGCGAGGATCCCTGGAACGCCTCCAGCTGGGATATGTGGACATCATCTTCGCCAATCGCTCAGACCCCAACAGTCCCATGGAGG AGATTGTGCGAGCCATGACCTATGTCATCAACCAGGGCCTGGCCCTATACTGGGGGACATCCCGATGGGGGGCTGCAGAAATCATG GAGGCCTACTCCATGGCCAGACAGTtcaacctgattcctccagtgtGTGAACAAGCTGAGCACCATCTGTTTCAGAGAGAGAAGGTGGAGATGCAGCTGCCAGAGCTCTACCACAAGATTG GTGTTGGCTCAGTCACCTGGTCCCCTCTTGCCTGTGGCCTCATCACTAGCAAGTATGATGGGCGAGTCCCAGATACCTGCAGGGTCAACATCAAG GGCTACCAGTGGCACAAAGACAAAGTGCAGAGTGAGGATGGCAAGAAGCAACAAGCCAAAGTCATGGACCTTCTCCCCATCGCTCACCAGCTGGGCTGCACCGTGGCGCAGCTTGCTATTG CGTGGTGTCTCCGCAGTGAGGGTGTCAGCTCGGTCTTGCTGGGGGTGTCCAGTGCAGAGCAGCTGATTGAACACCTGGGCGCCCTGCAG GTGCTGAGTCAGCTGACCCCGCAGACGGTGATGGAGATAGAAGGGCTCCTGGGCCACAAACCTCATCTCAAGAAATAG
- the TRAPPC1 gene encoding trafficking protein particle complex subunit 1 yields MTVHNLYLFDRNGVCLHYSEWHRKKQAGIPKEEEYKLMYGMLFSIRSFVSKMSPLDMKDGFLAFQTSRYKLHYYETPTGIKVVMNTDLGVGPIRDVLHHIYSALYVELVVKNPLCPLGQTVQSELFRSRLDSYVRSLPFFSARAG; encoded by the exons ATGACTGTCCACAACCTGTACCTGTTTGACCGGAATGGAGTGTGTCTGCATTACAGCGAGTGGCACCGCAAGAAGCAAGCGGGGATCCCCAAGGAGGAG gAGTACAAGCTGATGTACGGGATGCTCTTCTCTATCCGCTCGTTTGTCAGCAAGATGTCCCCGCTAGACAT GAAGGACGGCTTCCTGGCCTTCCAAACTAGCCGTTACAAACTCCATTACTACGAGACGCCCACTGGGATCAAGGTTGTCATGAACACTGACTTGGGCGTGGGACCCATCCGAGATGTGTTGCACCACATCTACAGTGCG CTGTACGTGGAGCTGGTGGTGAAGAATCCCCTGTGCCCGCTGGGCCAAACTGTGCAAAGTGAGCTCTTCCGCTCCCGACTGGACTCCTACGTCCGCTCTCTGCCCTTCTTCTCCGCCCGGGCTGGCTGA